Genomic segment of Oncorhynchus clarkii lewisi isolate Uvic-CL-2024 unplaced genomic scaffold, UVic_Ocla_1.0 unplaced_contig_7947_pilon_pilon, whole genome shotgun sequence:
CGTCTGTTGCTCTGCACAATTCGTGTCACCCATTTTCGACCACTGGACTgccattggctggatgtcctttgggtgctgGACCATTCTTCACACACACTGGAAACTGAGTGTGAAATACCCAGcaacattgcagttcttgacacactcagcTGGTGAGCCTGGTACCTACCATACCCTGATCAAAggtacttcaatattttgtcctgcctattcaccctctgaatggcatataTACATGATCCATGTCGCAAGGCTTAACAATCCTCAATTAACCGGTCTCTTCATATACACTGAACAGGTGACCTCTGTaaggatcatagcattcacctggtcagtctgtcatggaaagtacACTGTATATTGCTCCTTTATTTCTACATACTTagtctggttttagtcatttaagttaATACTGAAATAGTTTTACCATTTTAGAATTTAAAAACATTCATAGGGGAAACGCAGAAATAACAATTGAATTAATCGGAGGCCTATGCTGTCTCGCGACAGCTGGATTTAAGATGAGGTGTTTTGTCCTACAGGAAGACCGATTAGCTGTGAAGTCACTTTGGCCTGAGAAAGATGGCGTCACTTCTATCCCCTACAAGGTCAACGATTATCTGGGTGAGTGTCGAATACAGTAGGAGAGATGAACACTAGATGTTTTCTAATACAGTGAGAATGATATGCACCGTCTAATGGTAGATTGTCTCTGATCCACACAGTGGACAGAAAGGTAACTATACTAGCAGCGTTCAAGATGATTTCAGACCAGACGTGTATCCTCTTCCACGAATACACCAATGAGATTAACTACATAGACATCATCTCTGGGACAGGGTGAGTCCAAAGTGGGCACATTAACACATTATCTCCTTCCCAGCAGTTTACAGTTAACTCACAACCTCTCCTTCCTTTTTCCTGTGTTCAAtcctttatttttctctcttcctgtcatatcccctctttctcctccatttctctcctccttttctcacCTTTCTCTTTCTTCACTTAACTCTAGCTGTGCGTCGTATGTAGGTTTTCAAGGCGGGGCCCAGTCTCTGTACTTCGGTAGAGCCTGTAACGTGGGGAACCTGTGCCATGAGCTGATGCATGCCCTGGGCCTGCACCACGAGCACACACGGCCAGACCGTGACCAATACGTCACCATACAGTGGGACAACGTGGTCCCAGGTTACTCACACCAACACAACATACTAAACCACCTCACGGGCATTACATGTGGATCAGGGGCAGGGCTGGTCAATTTGTCCCCTGAAGAGCTGCAGTGTGTAGGCTTTAGTACTAGCCCAACACTAACATACCTGATTCAGCTTTTTGTGGTCTGAAGACCGTACAGAATAACTAACTATTgacatttaatattttattaggTACTGCctaagtgtaacggatgtgaaacggctagcttagttagcggtggtgcgcgctaaatagcgtttcaatcggtgacgccacttgctctgagaccttgaagtagtggttccccttgctctgcaagggccgtggcttttgtggagcgatgggtaacgatgcttcgtgggtgtcagttgttgatgtgtgcagagggtccctggttcgcgcccgggtatgggcgaggggacggtctaaagttatactgttacataagcagcagctactcttcctgggctccACACACCATGAAACACTACATAACATGAATAGACAGTGCACCACAAGGACAGAACAACATTAGTTTAAAATAAGAATAGTCTTTCATACATTTATGCCTTAATGTTCCATTTATCATGTACTTATTATAACGGAAATACTGCAGCCATTCATTTCCCCATACATTGCAACCCTTTCCTCTACTGTTGAAATTGCTTTGTCTAAGCAGGTCCCGATGTCCTAACATCATAGCAACCTTGAATCCTGATATCCTAATCTCACAGTACCAGTTATGTAAACACCAGAGAATCTTACACCAGTAACCATCAGTGTTCTTCAGTTTGAGACCAATACTATGTATTTCATAGACTAATTTCCAATTATGTAGAATTGAACTGAATTCGTTAACTCCTGTGAATTTCTTCTGGCATGATTGCAGCAACCTTGTTCGCTAAATTTGCCTGACGCGAATAACTCTACATTGTCATCTACAGTTACCACCTATCCTGGTGTAAAATATACCTTTTACAGTTGCCACCCGTAATGGGTATCCTGGGATAACATGTAAGCTCGTTTTGAGGGCAGTTTTGTTACATTACCACCCGCAATGGGTTTCATTAGGTAAGATGAAATATTCATGCCTTGAATCATGTAGAGTTTCCTCCTGCTAGAGGTTCAACTTAATGGTTTTTCCATCTCAACTTGTATACATTTCCATTTTCATTCCCCTATATCACATTCACACCCAGCAGTGTCCACCAGTCACATCTGCCTCTTGTAACTCTTTTAACTTCCAGGAAAACAAGAGAACTTTAAGGTGAAGAAAGGAGACACTCAGGACCTGCCCTATGACTACGACTCCATAATGCACTACGGAACGTCAGTCACACTGCTCTCCTCCTTATTCCCACTAAAGTCCTAATTTTACTCACCTTGTTTAAAAACTGCTAGCAATGAGTAAATATTAGTTTTACTGTGTACGGTATCCAGCTCCAGTAACATTTCCCTGTGCGTACCAAATGGTTCCCTCTTTACGTCACTATTTTTTTTacctgggctctggtcaaactgtgcactatattgggaatagggtggcattgtGACGCAGTCCTTGTGTTAAAGTAGCAAGTCCTCTAATCCCCCATTGTTGGGTTTCTCCTGGCAGATACTACTTCTCATCAAACCGGAACCCCACTATTGGCTCCAAGAAGAGGGGAGTCCAGATTGGACAGAGAAATCACCTGAGCCCCCTGGACATAACACGCCTTAACAAACTCTATCAATGTGGTAAAGgcatgcgcacacacagacagacgggaaaaatatcagaattgggctgccttcgTAAATGCAGTCATTATCGCACTGTATTCTAACCATGTTCATGTCCTGTTACAGAATAACAATGCACAGTTTATCACTTATTGCACCATCGAAGAAGATTTCAACACCGCTGCTGTCGACTGAAGATTCCAACACAAATGGCACTGACATTTTAACTTCTCAACAATGAATAAGTTGAACAAGTCCCTTAAAGCTTTCTGATGGATTGTATGTGTGTTCAGAAGGTAGTTT
This window contains:
- the LOC139399210 gene encoding low choriolytic enzyme-like, whose product is MLFLWLFFFQILGDNCCCNMVWFLILIWFVQVGSVPITNFTNATTSNATFPATVDNSTNPNNSTNVTFTATGSTASMGTRHRQNDWVKTPETREEDLQFDLAIMEGDILVSEDRLAVKSLWPEKDGVTSIPYKVNDYLVDRKVTILAAFKMISDQTCILFHEYTNEINYIDIISGTGCASYVGFQGGAQSLYFGRACNVGNLCHELMHALGLHHEHTRPDRDQYVTIQWDNVVPGKQENFKVKKGDTQDLPYDYDSIMHYGTYYFSSNRNPTIGSKKRGVQIGQRNHLSPLDITRLNKLYQCE